From Ipomoea triloba cultivar NCNSP0323 chromosome 5, ASM357664v1, the proteins below share one genomic window:
- the LOC116020601 gene encoding NAC domain-containing protein 17-like, which yields MVMAKEGLSDQRLPPGFRFHPTDEELVLYYLKRKICRRRILTDVIGETDVYKWDPDDLPELSKLKTGDRQWFFFSPRDRKYPNSGRTNRATKHGYWKATGKDRTITCNSRDVGVKKTLVFYKGRAPTGERTDWVMHEYTMDEMELSRCQSAQDYYALYKVFKKSGPGPKNGEQYGAPFNEEDWADDECVGTNLHVEQEKSGKNVSDVGLIDDPKPNDVLPPPIDGLEEFLKHIADEPSLTELLPVDNSYVDKLVGNEDTASVLLDHAAGEVYLPVQTATLFSVPPLHNEQDNFDSIHSGTLQPQFHEATEVASAPVSERNPKVVEEDFLEDFLEMNDLDGPELSVNQNFDKPAENLGSQQFVDFDDGLNEFELYQDAAMFLHDMGAIGVGQGAEQAANHVANGIINPLSTDFGDQMINNQQSYLNEGNEFNHQLWSHDLRCSTVNPTEASQNANLPLTSGVVYGNHLENHPVGANLNQNNIQDDATNSSFSSALWAFMESIPATPASAAESVLVNKAFERMSSFRRLRLNARNVKVASGNTSATSRRSGKSKNGLYRLICFSLLGVSCAILWIFIGAS from the exons ATGGTTATGGCTAAAGAGGGTTTATCTGACCAGAGGTTGCCGCCGGGGTTTAGGTTCCACCCGACGGACGAGGAGCTGGTCCTGTattacttgaagaggaagatCTGCCGGCGGCGAATTCTCACCGATGTTATCGGCGAAACTGACGTCTACAAGTGGGATCCGGATGATTTGCCTG AGCTATCTAAGTTGAAGACTGGGGACCGACAATGGTTCTTCTTTAGCCCCAGAGATCGAAAATATCCGAATAGTGGCAGAACAAACAGAGCAACCAAACATGGCTACTGGAAGGCAACTGGAAAGGACCGTACTATTACATGTAATTCTCGTGATGTTGGTGTTAAGAAAACCCTAGTCTTCTATAAAGGACGTGCACCTACTGGGGAACGAACTGATTGGGTGATGCATGAGTATACTATGGATGAAATGGAATTGTCAAGATGCCAATCTGCACAGGATTATTATGCACTGTACAAGGTGTTTAAGAAGAGTGGACCTGGGCCCAAAAATGGGGAGCAATATGGTGCACCGTTTAATGAAGAGGATTGGGCTGATGATGAATGCGTTGGAACTAATCTACATGTTGAGCAGGAAAAATCTGGGAAGAATGTAAGTGATGTTGGGCTTATTGATGATCCAAAACCTAATGATGTGTTGCCTCCCCCGATAGATGGTCTTGAGGAATTCCTGAAGCATATTGCAGATGAACCTTCACTTACAGAATTGCTTCCCGTTGATAATAGTTATGTGGACAAGCTGGTTGGTAACGAGGATACTGCAAGTGTTCTGCTGGATCACGCTGCAGGGGAGGTTTATTTGCCAGTGCAAACTGCTACTCTTTTTTCTGTCCCACCACTGCATAATGAGCAAGACAACTTCGATTCGATACATTCAGGGACATTGCAGCCACAATTTCATGAAGCAACTGAGGTCGCATCTGCTCCTGTAAGTGAAAGGAACCCTAAAGTAGTGGAAGAGGACTTCCTTGAAGATTTTCTGGAGATGAATGACCTTGATGGTCCAGAACTCAGTGTTAACCAGAACTTTGATAAGCCAGCGGAGAACCTGGGGAGCCAGCAGTTCGTTGATTTTGATGATGGACTGAATGAATTCGAGCTCTACCAAGATGCAGCTATGTTCCTTCATGATATGGGGGCTATTGGAGTGGGTCAAGGTGCTGAACAAGCTGCAAATCATGTGGCAAATGGCATTATAAACCCACTCTCTACTGATTTTGGTGATCAAATGATTAACAACCAGCAGTCGTATTTGAATGAGGGTAATGAATTCAACCACCAGTTATGGAGCCATGATCTAAGGTGTAGCACAGTGAACCCGACTGAAGCAAGTCAGAATGCCAACCTTCCATTGACTTCAG GTGTGGTTTATGGTAATCATTTGGAGAATCATCCTGTGGGAGCGAATTTGAATCAGAATAATATACAGGATGATGCTACAAATTCAAGCTTCTCTTCCGCTCTATGGGCCTTTATGGAATCTATACCAGCCACTCCTGCTTCAGCTGCAGAAAGTGTTCTGGTGAACAAGGCCTTTGAGCGAATGTCTAGCTTCAGAAGACTAAGATTAAATGCCCGAAACGTTAAAGTTGCTTCAGGTAATACCTCTGCAACTTCAAGGCGTTCCGGCAAGTCTAAAAATGGATTATATagattaatttgtttttctttactTGGAGTGTCGTGTGCTATCTTATGGATTTTCATAGGAGCCTCATAG